In Deinococcota bacterium, a genomic segment contains:
- the phoU gene encoding phosphate signaling complex protein PhoU, protein MNALEQKLQELSGAVVRMLSFVRESTYLARRALLDGDAEAALRCAENDRRIDALQAQLEQTILTIIARRQPAAGDLRFLGAMYRALADIERAGDYAEHVARTGAELAFETPLKKYLDLARIFDILTGMIEATIKALAESSAEDARAALAMDDEIDELYEQVQRELLTYMMEDPQTIGKATKLLNVGRYLERLGDHLENVNEHIIFWLTGERL, encoded by the coding sequence ATGAACGCCCTCGAGCAGAAGCTTCAGGAGCTGAGCGGCGCGGTGGTGCGCATGCTCAGCTTCGTCCGCGAGAGCACCTACCTCGCCCGGCGGGCCCTCCTGGACGGCGACGCCGAGGCGGCCCTGCGCTGCGCCGAAAACGACCGGCGCATCGACGCCCTGCAAGCGCAGCTCGAGCAGACCATCCTCACCATCATCGCCCGCCGCCAGCCCGCCGCCGGCGATCTGCGCTTTTTGGGCGCCATGTACCGCGCCCTGGCCGACATCGAGCGCGCCGGCGACTACGCCGAGCACGTCGCCCGCACCGGCGCTGAGCTCGCCTTTGAGACCCCGCTCAAAAAGTACCTGGACCTGGCGCGCATCTTCGACATCCTGACCGGCATGATCGAGGCGACCATCAAGGCCCTGGCCGAGTCGAGCGCCGAGGACGCCCGCGCCGCGCTTGCCATGGACGACGAGATCGACGAGCTCTACGAGCAGGTGCAGCGCGAACTCCTCACCTACATGATGGAGGACCCGCAGACCATCGGCAAGGCGACCAAGCTCCTAAACGTCGGCCGCTACTTAGAGCGCTTGGGCGACCACCTCGAGAATGTCAACGAGCACATCATCTTTTGGTTGACGGGGGAGCGGCTCTAG
- a CDS encoding cyclase family protein, whose amino-acid sequence MKDITRVLHPGHPVWPGDTTFALEQSATLGEGSSVNIMKLTSTTHLGTHVDAPFHYLADGPRLAAVPLELLVGEAEVIDARGYHPVSPDVLAGHGALPERVLFYTGQPERWEAFPEDFAPLSPELVDALAARGVRLVGTDAPSMDAFASKELPVHAAFARHDMIIIEGLNLAHVALGRFELICLPLSLPHADASPVRAVLR is encoded by the coding sequence ATGAAAGACATCACCCGCGTGCTCCATCCAGGCCACCCCGTCTGGCCCGGCGATACCACCTTTGCCCTCGAGCAGTCCGCTACCCTGGGCGAGGGCTCGAGCGTCAACATCATGAAGCTGACGTCCACCACCCACCTGGGCACGCACGTAGACGCGCCCTTTCACTACCTCGCGGACGGCCCCAGGTTGGCGGCGGTGCCGCTGGAACTCCTCGTCGGCGAGGCCGAGGTCATCGACGCTCGCGGCTATCACCCCGTCAGCCCTGACGTCCTGGCGGGTCACGGTGCGCTGCCCGAGCGGGTGCTCTTCTATACGGGCCAGCCGGAGCGCTGGGAAGCGTTTCCCGAAGACTTCGCCCCGCTCAGCCCCGAACTCGTCGACGCGCTGGCGGCGCGCGGCGTGCGGCTGGTGGGCACCGACGCGCCCAGCATGGACGCCTTTGCTTCCAAGGAGCTGCCGGTCCACGCGGCCTTTGCCAGGCACGACATGATAATCATCGAGGGTCTCAATCTGGCCCACGTGGCGTTGGGCCGCTTTGAGCTCATCTGCCTGCCGCTCAGCCTGCCTCACGCCGACGCCTCCCCCGTTCGGGCGGTCTTGCGGTGA
- a CDS encoding cyclic-di-AMP receptor, with protein sequence MKLLLTIIQDADAQSLQKALVSSGFGATKLASTGGFLREGNTTLLVGVEDHEVERVKRIIHETCRERVKAMTPNPPLADMQEGYLGQPLEVTVGGAVVFVLGVEQYEKL encoded by the coding sequence ATGAAACTCTTGCTCACGATCATCCAGGACGCGGACGCTCAGTCCCTGCAAAAGGCGCTCGTCTCGAGCGGCTTCGGGGCCACCAAGCTGGCCTCGACGGGGGGCTTTCTCCGCGAAGGCAACACCACCTTGCTCGTCGGCGTCGAGGACCATGAGGTCGAGCGCGTCAAGCGTATCATCCACGAGACCTGTCGCGAGCGCGTCAAGGCGATGACGCCCAACCCGCCCCTGGCCGACATGCAGGAGGGCTACCTGGGCCAGCCGCTCGAGGTCACCGTCGGCGGCGCGGTCGTCTTCGTCCTGGGGGTCGAGCAGTACGAGAAGCTCTAA
- a CDS encoding N-acetylmuramoyl-L-alanine amidase has protein sequence MYGPRYDELEDGSGFEEALAEEALAERDKSPRYRRALLLALLLCCLLLLGMGMDGAAREAGTSLRGAVGTTLQSYRRDFVNWRLGPVRVGLQIGHLRASEQPDELAALRLNTGAYAGGVSEVGVNLAVAERLKAKLEARGLAVDLLPATVPPGYRADLFVALHADSAYDPARRGYKSAHFVPARNPLEPVLKGFIDAAYHGRLGFPDDHHNVTRNMLHYYALNHRRYRHSVSPRTPGVIVELGYLSHPGERQVLLAATRPAEALAVGILGYLESQGRLRSD, from the coding sequence GTGTACGGCCCGCGCTATGACGAGCTCGAGGATGGTAGCGGCTTCGAAGAGGCCTTGGCAGAAGAGGCCTTGGCAGAGCGGGACAAGTCGCCCCGCTACCGGCGCGCGCTGCTCCTCGCCCTGCTGCTCTGCTGCTTGCTCCTCTTGGGCATGGGCATGGACGGCGCCGCGCGCGAGGCGGGCACGTCGCTGCGCGGCGCCGTGGGGACGACGCTGCAGAGCTACCGCCGAGACTTCGTCAACTGGCGGCTCGGCCCGGTCCGGGTGGGCCTGCAGATCGGCCATCTGCGCGCGAGCGAGCAGCCCGACGAGCTCGCCGCCCTCAGGCTGAACACCGGCGCCTACGCGGGCGGGGTCAGCGAGGTGGGCGTCAACCTGGCCGTGGCCGAGAGGCTCAAGGCCAAGCTCGAGGCGCGCGGGCTAGCGGTGGACCTCTTGCCGGCCACGGTGCCGCCCGGCTACCGCGCCGACCTCTTCGTCGCGCTGCACGCCGACAGCGCCTACGACCCGGCGCGGCGCGGCTACAAGTCGGCCCACTTCGTGCCCGCGCGCAACCCGCTCGAGCCCGTCCTCAAGGGCTTTATCGACGCGGCCTACCACGGCCGCCTCGGCTTTCCCGACGACCACCACAACGTCACCCGCAACATGCTGCACTATTACGCCCTCAACCATCGCCGCTACCGCCACAGCGTCAGCCCGCGCACGCCCGGCGTCATCGTCGAACTCGGCTACCTCAGCCATCCCGGCGAACGCCAGGTGCTCTTGGCGGCCACGCGCCCGGCCGAGGCGCTGGCAGTAGGCATTCTCGGCTACCTCGAGAGCCAGGGCCGGCTGCGGAGCGACTAG
- the kynU gene encoding kynureninase, which produces MKRDAFAMPKGIYLDGNSLGPMPHLARAAVERRLRQWAQEGVNAWEDWFDLAERLSPALARLVGASASEVVATGSITANLHALLATFYRPDGERRNLLATELDFPSDLYALRAWAERLGGELRLVPSRDGHSLETRDILANLTPDIALAWLPTVLYRSGQRLDVRAITAAAGARGILSGWDAAHSVGAMPHRFHDDGVDFAVWCHYKYVNAGPGAPAGLFVHDKHTGVRPGLPGWWGHDKASQFEMSSDFRPAEGAGAFQIGTPSILATAALEGALEVFENCSLEAIRARSLELTDVLIALVDEQLPEVSVRTPRQHEARGGHVALECRSARRISLALRERNITADFRPPNLLRLTPVALYNTEAELEEAVTVLRELLTASARREATNSPGKDAPPRVT; this is translated from the coding sequence GTGAAGCGCGACGCCTTTGCCATGCCCAAGGGCATCTACTTAGACGGCAACTCGCTCGGCCCCATGCCGCACCTGGCGCGCGCGGCCGTCGAGCGCCGCCTCAGGCAGTGGGCGCAGGAGGGCGTGAACGCCTGGGAGGACTGGTTCGACCTGGCTGAACGCCTCTCCCCCGCGCTGGCGAGGCTGGTCGGCGCCAGCGCGAGCGAGGTCGTCGCCACCGGGAGCATCACCGCCAACCTGCACGCGCTGCTGGCTACCTTCTACCGGCCAGACGGTGAACGGCGCAACCTGCTCGCCACCGAGCTCGACTTTCCCAGCGATCTCTACGCGCTTCGGGCCTGGGCCGAGCGGCTGGGCGGCGAGCTCAGGTTGGTGCCGTCGCGTGACGGGCACAGCCTCGAGACCCGAGACATCCTCGCCAACCTGACGCCCGACATTGCCCTGGCCTGGCTGCCGACGGTCCTCTACCGCAGCGGCCAGCGCCTGGACGTGCGCGCCATCACCGCCGCGGCGGGGGCGCGGGGGATTCTCAGCGGCTGGGACGCCGCCCACTCGGTCGGCGCCATGCCCCACCGTTTTCACGACGACGGCGTGGACTTCGCGGTGTGGTGCCATTACAAGTACGTCAATGCCGGCCCCGGCGCGCCCGCCGGGCTCTTCGTCCACGACAAGCACACGGGCGTCCGCCCCGGCCTGCCCGGCTGGTGGGGACACGACAAGGCGAGCCAGTTCGAGATGAGCTCCGACTTTCGCCCTGCCGAGGGCGCGGGCGCTTTTCAGATCGGCACCCCCAGCATCCTGGCGACGGCGGCCTTGGAGGGCGCGCTCGAGGTCTTCGAGAACTGCAGCCTGGAGGCTATCCGCGCTCGCTCGCTCGAGCTCACCGACGTACTCATCGCGCTCGTAGACGAGCAACTGCCAGAAGTCAGCGTCCGCACGCCGCGCCAGCACGAGGCGCGCGGCGGACACGTAGCGCTCGAGTGCAGGAGCGCGCGGCGCATCAGCCTGGCCCTGCGCGAGCGCAACATCACCGCCGACTTCCGGCCACCCAACCTCTTGCGCCTGACCCCCGTCGCCCTCTACAACACCGAGGCCGAGCTCGAGGAGGCCGTCACCGTCCTGCGCGAGCTGCTCACCGCGAGCGCGCGCCGCGAGGCGACGAACAGCCCCGGCAAGGACGCGCCGCCCAGGGTCACGTAA
- a CDS encoding response regulator transcription factor has protein sequence MSRVLVVEDEGVVRELIAFHLGRAGFRVLEAERAAEGWTLLPEADAVVLDWMLPDEPGVDWLRRLRREGRYHKLPVLMLTARATEMDKVQGLESGADDYLVKPFSAAELVARLRALLRRAGADTQLELGDLRIDVAQGLVTLAGRRLQLTRREFELIAYLAAHPGRVFSRSELLDRVWGEDFLGTERTVDQHVAQLRALLGGSRIETVRGRGYRIPPAREG, from the coding sequence GTGAGTCGCGTTCTGGTCGTGGAGGACGAGGGGGTGGTGCGCGAGCTCATCGCCTTTCACCTGGGGCGGGCGGGTTTTCGCGTCCTCGAGGCCGAGCGGGCCGCCGAGGGCTGGACGCTGCTGCCCGAGGCCGACGCGGTGGTCCTCGACTGGATGCTCCCTGACGAGCCGGGCGTGGACTGGCTCAGGCGGCTGCGCCGCGAAGGGCGCTACCACAAGCTGCCGGTGCTCATGCTGACGGCGCGCGCCACCGAGATGGACAAGGTGCAGGGCCTGGAAAGCGGTGCCGACGACTATCTCGTCAAGCCCTTCAGCGCCGCCGAGCTCGTCGCCCGGCTGCGCGCGCTCCTGCGCCGCGCGGGCGCGGACACGCAACTCGAGCTCGGCGACCTCAGGATCGACGTGGCCCAGGGGCTGGTCACCCTGGCCGGCCGGCGCCTGCAGCTCACCCGGCGCGAGTTCGAGCTGATCGCCTATTTGGCGGCGCACCCGGGCCGGGTCTTCAGCCGCAGCGAGCTCTTGGACCGCGTCTGGGGTGAGGACTTCCTGGGCACCGAGCGCACCGTGGACCAGCACGTGGCGCAGCTCCGGGCGCTGCTCGGCGGGAGCCGCATCGAGACGGTCAGGGGCCGGGGCTACCGGATTCCGCCCGCGCGTGAGGGTTAG
- a CDS encoding PASTA domain-containing protein has product MATRARAPQRVRQRRPPGAGMPVLRLVLALLFLVVTAVALLLYGLRYLNTEEIRVPDLVGHNIDAATLSLEQAGLEARPYIQHSPDLPLSSVIAQNPEPGSLVRQGRSVSLAVNLPRENLAVPDLVGTAQQGAARALEAAGLGLGQASYVYSTAPIGQIVAHEPPAGASVQAGTAVDVAVSRGFQASQRQVPRVIGLSVADARRQLESAGFYNIEAVVSTVSRSGIDAVRAQSPEPGQVVLDTQPVTIYYNLADERVVEIPDLSGMSLSRAQLRLRQLGLTPAWISEENDPEQPAGVVDVRPSGWTVQGSPVVLVVNRSGVSEADEAAFDDLLLPDSLRWQDGAALQGGFDPSRLTTTVPFPAASPASAEPAVEGLGRVIPISYPILDTLTNRTYRFRIVVDDDEGQRTAFEQDVRPGDTVQTSITVFGEVEVSFYLDEDWVYSWFP; this is encoded by the coding sequence ATGGCAACGCGCGCTCGTGCCCCGCAAAGAGTCCGGCAGCGCCGCCCGCCGGGCGCGGGCATGCCCGTCCTCCGGCTGGTCCTAGCGCTCCTGTTTCTGGTCGTCACCGCGGTGGCCCTGCTCCTTTACGGCCTGCGCTATTTGAACACCGAGGAGATCCGGGTGCCCGACCTCGTCGGCCACAACATCGACGCCGCCACCCTCAGCCTCGAGCAGGCGGGGCTCGAGGCGCGTCCTTATATCCAGCATTCGCCCGACCTGCCGCTCAGCAGCGTGATCGCGCAAAACCCCGAGCCCGGCAGCCTGGTCCGGCAGGGGCGCTCGGTCAGCCTAGCGGTCAACCTGCCGCGCGAGAACCTCGCCGTGCCCGATCTCGTGGGCACGGCGCAGCAGGGGGCGGCGCGCGCGCTCGAGGCGGCCGGGCTCGGCCTCGGCCAGGCGAGCTACGTCTACAGTACGGCGCCCATCGGTCAGATCGTCGCTCACGAGCCTCCGGCCGGGGCGAGCGTGCAGGCCGGGACGGCCGTGGACGTCGCGGTGAGCCGCGGCTTTCAGGCGAGCCAGCGCCAGGTGCCGCGGGTGATCGGCCTGTCGGTCGCCGACGCGCGGCGCCAGCTCGAGAGCGCGGGCTTTTACAACATCGAGGCGGTCGTCTCGACGGTAAGCCGCTCGGGGATCGACGCGGTGCGGGCGCAGTCGCCGGAGCCGGGCCAGGTGGTCCTCGACACGCAGCCCGTCACCATCTATTACAACTTGGCGGACGAGCGCGTGGTCGAGATTCCCGACCTCTCCGGGATGAGCCTCTCGCGCGCCCAACTGCGCCTGCGCCAGCTCGGCCTGACGCCGGCCTGGATCAGCGAAGAGAACGACCCCGAGCAGCCCGCCGGTGTCGTCGACGTGCGTCCCTCGGGCTGGACGGTGCAGGGCAGCCCCGTCGTCCTGGTCGTCAACCGCAGCGGCGTGTCGGAGGCGGATGAGGCCGCGTTCGACGACCTGCTCCTGCCGGACAGCCTGCGCTGGCAGGACGGAGCCGCCCTGCAGGGCGGCTTTGACCCGTCGCGGCTGACCACCACCGTCCCCTTCCCGGCTGCCTCCCCGGCCTCAGCTGAGCCCGCTGTCGAGGGGTTGGGCCGCGTCATCCCCATCAGCTATCCCATCTTGGATACCCTGACCAACCGGACCTACCGCTTTCGCATCGTCGTGGACGACGACGAGGGCCAGCGCACCGCCTTTGAACAGGACGTCAGGCCGGGCGATACGGTGCAGACCAGCATCACCGTGTTCGGCGAGGTCGAGGTGTCCTTCTATCTCGACGAGGACTGGGTCTACTCCTGGTTTCCCTAG